A stretch of the Massilia varians genome encodes the following:
- a CDS encoding KGG domain-containing protein codes for MATSKENGKGNAQKGGTGSGQAPAKRGFAAMDQNQQREIASKGGQAAHQKGTAHEFDSEEARRAGQKGGEAVSRNRAHMADIGRKGGESRQSAQRAAAAAKNAGNRQGDKES; via the coding sequence ATGGCGACAAGCAAAGAGAACGGCAAGGGCAATGCCCAGAAAGGCGGCACGGGCAGCGGCCAGGCGCCGGCCAAGCGCGGTTTCGCGGCAATGGACCAGAACCAGCAGCGTGAAATCGCCAGCAAGGGCGGCCAGGCGGCACACCAGAAAGGTACCGCGCACGAGTTCGATTCGGAAGAGGCACGCCGCGCCGGCCAGAAAGGCGGCGAGGCAGTCAGCCGCAACCGCGCGCACATGGCCGACATCGGGCGCAAGGGCGGTGAAAGCCGGCAATCGGCCCAGCGCGCCGCCGCCGCGGCCAAGAACGCCGGCAACCGCCAGGGCGACAAAGAAAGCTGA
- a CDS encoding hemerythrin domain-containing protein translates to MVQTSHSSAEPPDGILAQLRADHAHVRALFHAFAMLDREEEAQRERVVDELCDLLAMHALLEDELFYPALRGAVDDSLLEDAALEHDSTRELAQQLASLFPDDEYFDVCVAVLADEVERHVAFEENLLFPALARAGADQLTLGLRLRARRAQLESDLAAAPPAIDGMEPRGLLRGASGRMRERRSRPR, encoded by the coding sequence ATGGTTCAGACTTCACACTCGAGCGCCGAGCCGCCCGACGGCATCCTGGCCCAGCTGCGCGCCGACCATGCGCACGTGCGCGCCCTGTTCCACGCCTTCGCCATGCTCGACCGCGAAGAAGAAGCGCAGCGCGAGCGCGTGGTCGACGAGCTGTGCGATCTCCTGGCCATGCATGCGCTGCTCGAGGACGAACTGTTCTACCCGGCCCTGCGCGGCGCGGTCGACGACAGCCTGCTCGAAGACGCGGCGCTGGAACACGACAGCACGCGCGAACTCGCCCAGCAGCTCGCCTCCCTGTTCCCGGACGACGAGTACTTCGACGTCTGCGTCGCGGTGCTGGCCGACGAAGTCGAACGCCACGTCGCCTTCGAGGAAAACCTGCTGTTCCCGGCGCTGGCGCGCGCCGGAGCCGACCAGCTGACCCTGGGCCTGCGCCTGCGCGCGCGCCGCGCCCAGCTCGAATCCGACCTCGCCGCGGCCCCGCCGGCGATCGACGGCATGGAACCGCGCGGCCTGCTGCGCGGCGCAAGCGGCCGCATGCGCGAACGGCGTTCGCGTCCGCGCTAG
- a CDS encoding NADP-dependent oxidoreductase → MTNAFPPNQQFRLAARPLGMPRNEDWLFHEEAVPEPAEGAIVVKVLYLSLDPAMRGWMNEGKSYIRPVAIGEVMRAGGLGVVVASRSPRFAVGDVVAGGTGVQRYWSGPADDKTAAFTRIDPRIAPPTAWLNALGMPGMTAFFGLREVGQPKPGETVVVSGAAGAVGMTVGQVARKMGCRVVGIAGGEEKCRFVVEQLGFDACIDYKAGSVHAGLKEHCPQGVDVYFDNVGGDILDTVLTHINMKARIVICGAISQYNTTSQVKGPANYLALLVNRARMEGMVVFDYAPRYAEGVATLAGWMQDGSLKSVEYVVEGFERFPEALRMLFEGRNLGKMVLKVAEA, encoded by the coding sequence ATGACCAATGCCTTCCCCCCGAACCAGCAATTCCGCCTCGCCGCCCGTCCGCTCGGCATGCCGCGCAACGAGGACTGGCTGTTCCATGAAGAAGCCGTGCCCGAGCCGGCGGAAGGCGCCATCGTCGTCAAGGTGCTCTACCTGTCGCTCGACCCGGCCATGCGCGGCTGGATGAACGAGGGCAAGTCGTATATCCGGCCGGTGGCGATCGGCGAGGTGATGCGCGCCGGCGGCCTGGGCGTGGTGGTTGCCTCGCGCTCGCCGCGCTTCGCGGTGGGCGATGTCGTCGCCGGGGGCACCGGCGTGCAGCGCTACTGGTCCGGCCCGGCCGACGACAAGACCGCCGCCTTCACCAGGATCGACCCGCGCATCGCCCCGCCGACGGCCTGGCTCAATGCGCTCGGCATGCCTGGCATGACCGCCTTCTTCGGCCTGCGCGAGGTGGGCCAGCCCAAGCCCGGCGAGACCGTGGTGGTCTCGGGCGCGGCCGGCGCGGTCGGCATGACGGTCGGCCAGGTGGCCAGGAAGATGGGCTGCCGCGTGGTCGGCATCGCCGGCGGCGAGGAGAAGTGCCGCTTCGTGGTCGAGCAGCTGGGCTTCGACGCCTGCATCGACTACAAGGCCGGTTCGGTACACGCCGGCCTGAAGGAGCACTGCCCGCAGGGGGTGGACGTCTACTTCGACAACGTCGGCGGCGATATCCTGGACACCGTCCTCACCCACATCAACATGAAGGCGCGCATCGTGATCTGCGGCGCCATCTCGCAGTACAACACCACCAGCCAGGTCAAGGGCCCGGCCAACTACCTGGCGCTGCTGGTGAACCGCGCGCGCATGGAAGGGATGGTCGTGTTCGACTATGCGCCACGCTACGCGGAAGGCGTGGCGACCCTGGCGGGCTGGATGCAGGATGGCAGCCTGAAGAGCGTCGAGTACGTGGTGGAAGGCTTCGAGCGCTTCCCCGAGGCGCTTCGGATGCTGTTCGAAGGCCGCAACCTCGGCAAGATGGTGCTCAAGGTGGCGGAGGCGTGA